Within the Thermosynechococcus sichuanensis E542 genome, the region CGGCACTTTGGTTGGCTTCACCCCCTAGCCAGGTCACTAAACGTTGCATGAAGGCTTGCCCCGTGGGATAAAAGCCCCAGTAGAGGGCGATCGCCCACAGACCAGACCCCGCAATAGCAATGGGGGACAGAGAAACCTGCTGCAAATTAGGAATCATAGGAGGCCTTGAAAAATCTTGGGATCAAACATTTCTCGGAGAGAGAGATAGTAGGGGGTAAGAACACTTGTATCATAGCCAGCGGCACGGGTTTGTATTTCCTTGCCCAAAAGGTGCACCATTTGAAACACCAGCTCCCATGTCACATTCAGGGAAGGATAGAGCATCAAACACAGGGGAAACAGTTCCCGTTGCAGCGCCTCAAGGTTTTGCTCCAAAAGACACACCCAGAGGTAGATTTGGAACATCTCGACATCGCGAATACTGGAAACACGCACACTGGCTTGGCTCAAAGGGCCACTAAAACAGCGGTGCTGGGGGTTGAGTTCGGCAACACGGTCACAAATAGTAGTGGCGATCGCCGTGCTCTGGGGCAACAGATGGCGCACTAAAGCCAAAGCAGGATCAGTGTAGTCGTAGTTGGCTGCTGCGTTATAGGCACGGTGCAAGGGCATGTAGAGGTGATCATCAATGACCTTGAAGAAACTGCTGAGGATGGGACGTTGGCTCGTTGGTGCCACTTCTAGCAGTAATACCCCTGTGTGGTGAAACTGCATACTGACAAAGCCAATTAGCCGGGGATCAACGGCTGTATAGCGGCTGCGAATCTCACTGATGGCACTGGCCACCTGGGCGGTCATTTGCTGAGTGCCCTTGCCTGCTGCGTAGAGTTTGAGGGTGCGCTGATAAATGTCGTGGATGTCTTTGGAAATGCTCCAAGGATCCACCAGTTCCGCTGGGATGCCATGACGAATCATCTCTCCGGCCAAGAAGCCTTCGGTGCGCTGCCAAGCCTTGACACTGGCATTCCGCAGTTCGGCCAAGAGCCGGGGCGCGACCACTGAGGGATCATCGTCGGCAAGGGCGGTGGTGTTGAGGTTGGTAATATAGCGCTTTGCCCAAGCCTGTGCCAGACTGCTCAAGGAGGCGGTGTCCGGCGCGATCGCGCTCGATCCATCAGTAGTATTGAACATGAGCACCTCCGCCATTTTTAACAGGGGTATAAGCAGCATTGATGTTAAGAATTGTAACTTGCTTTAAGCTAATTCGGCCACACTGAGCCACGAGCGATCGTTGACCGCAACTGCCCGTACCGTTAATCTGCCCTATAGCAGCAACCTCTTTGGAGAAATTGGATGGACTGGCAATCTTTTGCCGTGAGTTTTGCGATTGTTTTCCTGTCAGAACTGGGGGACAAGAGTCAATTGGTGGCGATTACCTTAGGGAGTAATGCCCGCTCCGCTATCGCTGTGTTTCTAGGCGTGGCCTCTGGCTTGGTGTGTACGACGTTTTTCGGTGTGCTTTTGGGCAGTGGGATTGCCACACTGATTCCCGTGAAAGTGGTCAAGGCGATCGCCGCCATGATGTTTGCCTTTCTGGGGTTTTATTTGCTCTCTCAAACACCGGCCGACAGCCTTGACAAGGAGCAAATTTGATTATAACCAAAGGATTGATTATCATAGTGACTACAGGTTAGCAAATGGATAACCCTAAAACTGCGATTTAACCCCAATAGGCTATTTAGCTAAGCAAAATCTGCTGTTTGAATTTTATTTTTTAGGATAGCGCCGTGTTCACGTCTCCTGCTCCCAGTCCCCTACCCCCCATTCGTTCCCTTGAGGATGCGATCGATCGCTGTCAGCGCCTAGGATTGCGCCTCAGTCGGCAGCGGCGTGCCATTCTCGAACTGCTCTGGGATGCCAAGGATCACCTCTCAGCGCGGCAGATCTACGATCGCCTGAATCAAGCCGGCAAAGACATCGGCCATACCTCTGTGTACCAAAATCTCGAAGCCCTTTCCGAGCAT harbors:
- a CDS encoding Fur family transcriptional regulator, which encodes MFTSPAPSPLPPIRSLEDAIDRCQRLGLRLSRQRRAILELLWDAKDHLSARQIYDRLNQAGKDIGHTSVYQNLEALSEHGIIECVERADGRLYGNISDSHSHVNCLDSQKIIDVHVELPPSLIAEIEAKTGVKIVDYRIDFYGYQNSEPSAQG
- a CDS encoding TMEM165/GDT1 family protein, encoding MDWQSFAVSFAIVFLSELGDKSQLVAITLGSNARSAIAVFLGVASGLVCTTFFGVLLGSGIATLIPVKVVKAIAAMMFAFLGFYLLSQTPADSLDKEQI